A genome region from Lucilia cuprina isolate Lc7/37 chromosome 3, ASM2204524v1, whole genome shotgun sequence includes the following:
- the LOC124418717 gene encoding salivary glue protein Sgs-3-like: protein MELLKLISCIFLLVLIGHNPAHSYETTHETTKTTTTTSTPTISARTTTRPTTIPPRTTLRSTTPRTPKTPTSTTTTTTTTTTTTTTRPESTKKPCGSNNLGDYQGGCDESVPVIIMPKGRPIMERILDWFKCGTKLCL from the coding sequence atgGAGTTACTAAAATTAATCAGCTGCATATTTCTATTGGTCTTAATAGGGCATAATCCTGCCCACTCTTATGAGACAACACATGAAACAACGAAAACTACAACTACCACGAGTACCCCTACTATTTCAGCTAGAACTACTACTAGACCCACAACTATACCACCTCGTACAACTTTGAGATCTACTACACCAAGAACTCCCAAAACACCAACGTCTACCACTACcactaccaccaccaccacaacCACAACTACCACTAGACCCGAATCTACCAAAAAACCTTGCGGTTCAAATAATTTAGGCGACTATCAGGGTGGATGTGATGAATCTGTGCCAGTGATTATCATGCCCAAAGGACGTCCAATTATGGAACGTATTTTAGATTGGTTCAAGTGCGGCACAAAATTatgtctttaa